Proteins from one Deinococcus actinosclerus genomic window:
- a CDS encoding carbohydrate ABC transporter permease, translated as MNLKTTNPALYYLQRAAFYLLVLVIAFYLLAPFFWAVLTSLRSPGDLFLPPAQFITAETTFQNYTQVFANPNFQRGLLYSLIVAVGSVLISLLIGSFAAYALGRFRFSGKQIIMYVILAVSVFPQIAVLSGLYTLISNLGLYNNPVGLILTYLIFTIPFTVWVLTSFVRDIPGELEEAALVDGASPLQTLFQVLFPVMMPALVTTGLLAFINAWNEYLFALTFTSTNRTVPVVIANYSGATQFDQPWGPIMAASIVVTVPLIILVLVFQRNIVSGLTAGAVKG; from the coding sequence ATGAACCTGAAAACCACCAACCCGGCCCTGTACTACCTGCAACGCGCCGCCTTCTACCTGCTCGTGCTGGTCATCGCCTTCTACCTGCTCGCCCCGTTCTTCTGGGCTGTGCTGACCAGCCTGCGCTCGCCCGGCGACCTGTTCCTGCCACCCGCGCAGTTCATCACCGCCGAGACCACCTTCCAGAACTACACCCAGGTCTTCGCCAACCCCAACTTCCAGCGGGGCCTGCTGTACTCGCTGATCGTCGCGGTCGGCTCGGTGCTCATCAGCCTGCTGATCGGGTCGTTCGCCGCCTACGCGCTGGGCCGCTTCCGCTTCAGCGGCAAGCAGATCATCATGTACGTGATCCTGGCCGTCAGCGTCTTCCCGCAGATCGCCGTGCTCTCGGGCCTGTACACCCTGATCAGCAACCTGGGGCTGTACAACAACCCCGTCGGGCTGATCCTCACGTACCTGATCTTCACCATCCCCTTCACGGTGTGGGTGCTGACCAGCTTCGTGCGTGACATTCCCGGCGAACTGGAGGAGGCCGCGCTCGTCGACGGCGCCAGCCCCCTGCAGACCCTCTTCCAGGTGCTGTTCCCGGTCATGATGCCCGCCCTGGTCACCACCGGCCTGCTGGCCTTCATCAACGCCTGGAACGAGTACCTCTTCGCCCTGACGTTCACGAGCACCAACCGCACCGTGCCGGTCGTGATCGCCAACTACTCCGGCGCCACCCAGTTCGACCAGCCCTGGGGCCCGATCATGGCCGCCAGCATCGTCGTGACCGTGCCGCTGATCATCCTGGTGCTGGTCTTCCAGCGCAACATCGTCTCGGGCCTGACCGCCGGGGCCGTGAAAGGCTGA